The Toxorhynchites rutilus septentrionalis strain SRP chromosome 3, ASM2978413v1, whole genome shotgun sequence genome includes a region encoding these proteins:
- the LOC129779923 gene encoding uncharacterized protein K02A2.6-like: protein MSETMKDNSMQKLITFVQQGWPRSVDRVPHEIRVFYGYRDELSVQGGIIFRQDRILVPYALRRKMIEKCHVSHNGCEATFKLARANLCWPGMSNQIKNIVKNCPVCTKFASSQPNPPMMSHQIPIYPFQLISMDVFFCEFRGRKQKFLITVDHYSDSFEVDVLRDLTPESVIVACSRNFARHGKPQTMLTDNGTNFVNQKMKKFALEWDIEHITSTHHHQQGNGKSEAAVRIAKRLLKNSEDRNRLLVCTITLEKYSK, encoded by the coding sequence ATGAGCGAAACCATGAAGGATAATTCCATGCAGAAACTTATCACTTTTGTTCAACAGGGTTGGCCTAGATCAGTTGATCGAGTACCACACGAGATCCGTGTATTCTACGGTTATCGGGATGAGTTATCCGTTCAGGGTGGCATTATTTTTCGACAAGATCGGATCCTCGTTCCGTATGCATTACGTCGTAAAATGATTGAGAAATGTCACGTTAGCCACAATGGGTGTGAAGCTACTTTCAAACTGGCTAGAGCAAATCTGTGCTGGCCAGGCATGAGCAACCAAATCAAGAACATCGTTAAGAACTGCCCAGTCTGCACAAAATTTGCGTCGTCACAACCAAATCCACCTATGATGAGTCATCAAATTCCCATCTATCCGTTCCAGTTGATTTCGATGGATGTCTTCTTTTGCGAGTTTCGTGGTCGTAAACAAAAGTTCCTGATCACTGTCGACCACTATTCAGATTCTTTTGAGGTAGATGTCCTAAGAGATTTGACGCCGGAGTCGGTTATTGTAGCATGCAGTAGAAATTTTGCTCGACATGGAAAGCCACAAACTATGTTGACGGATAATGGGACAAACTTCGTTAACCAGAAAATGAAAAAGTTCGCGCTAGAATGGGACATTGAACACATCACTTCAACTCATCACCACCAGCAGGGAAACGGCAAATCAGAGGCGGCCGTAAGGATTGCAAAGCGTTTACTGAAAAATTCAGAGGACCGGAACCGACTTCTGGTATGCACTATTACATTGGAGAAATACTCCAAATAA
- the LOC129779933 gene encoding uncharacterized protein LOC129779933, whose translation MEVNITCQVRQVRISVNLNSIHLSDRLQITREQIAARQVVPRDLPKFSGNPDDWPMFFSTYESTTTMCGYRDEENMIRLRNCLKDEALAAVRSFLMHPSTVSKAIAALKLRFGQPHTIIRCLKEKILAMPPIKGDSLDRLIDFALSVQNLCATIDACGTKEYMKDVTLLHELINKLTSPLKLDWARYQRTLSKVNLAIFNKWIYTLAEDACAVTEPHSNHKGKVFLNAHSEEPAVVEERSSIGESIHNARVAAATHAKSSNSSPFELLPRGSNTDVIKKCPVCKGGCTSVGLCNIFERLSYEARWSIARGMKICRRCLKQHRGGCSGKVCGKNGCTFKHHPLLHKDFVISHETNSQSSRESEHDLHTHQTVSSGGLFRYVPVELYGARKHIRCYAFLDDGSALTLMDQQIADDLELFGAVSPLCLRWTGGTHRYEANSQIVSVDISGCEGKKFHLREVRTVGELQLPYQSLDMEELQRKHPYLSGLPINSYHEVRPRILIGLKHANVTLVRRSREGKQGEPIAVKTNLGWTVFGVMPAEQSTNMVHYTYHICSCDGVLQQAVKDYFSLDSLGIAKLSHTFSSNEDERALSLLNSLTRCMGERFETGPLWRYDDVRLPDSRPMALKRAKCLRSRMTKNPQLADSLNNLIAEYQSKGYIRKVSQSELVTTSQRVWYLPIFPVFNPNKPGKLRIVWDAAATVHGTSLNSVLLTGPDQLTSLISVLQKFREHRFAICGDIREVFHQVSIRKEDQQCQRFLWYEGDEQEPSTFVMQVMTFGACCSPSAAQFVKNKNAKRFEVESRVPRLL comes from the exons ATGGAAGTCAACATAACTTGTCAGGTCAGGCAGGTGAGGATCAGCGTAAATCTGAATTCAATCCACCTAAGCGATCGACTCCA AATCACTCGCGAGCAGATTGCCGCCCGCCAGGTTGTACCACGCGATTTGCCAAAGTTCAGCGGTAATCCCGACGATTGGCCAATGTTTTTCTCCACCTATGAGAGTACAACGACAATGTGTGGGTAcagagacgaagaaaacatgatTCGCCTACGAAACTGCCTGAAAGACGAAGCTCTCGCCGCTGTTCGAAGCTTCCTCATGCACCCCTCAACCGTTTCCAAGGCAATAGCAGCGCTCAAGCTACGATTTGGACAACCACATACAATAATTAGATGTCTTAAGGAGAAAATATTGGCGATGCCTCCAATAAAGGGAGACTCCCTGGATCGACTAATAGATTTCGCCTTGTCGGTACAGAATCTGTGTGCCACTATTGACGCGTGTGGAACGAAGGAATATATGAAAGATGTTACGTTACTCCACGAATTAATCAACAAACTGACATCACCCCTGAAACTTGATTGGGCAAGGTATCAGAGAACACTGAGCAAAGTCAATTTAGCAATTTTCAATAAATGGATCTATACGTTAGCCGAAGATGCATGTGCAGTTACTGAACCACACAGCAATCATAAGGGTAAAGTTTTCCTAAATGCACACTCGGAAGAGCCCGCTGTCGTTGAAGAAAGATCGTCCATCGGTGAGTCAATACATAACGCGCGGGTTGCCGCTGCTACTCACGCTAAGTCGAGTAATTCTTCACCGTTTGAATTGCTGCCACGTGGCTCGAATACAGACGTCATAAAAAAATGCCCAGTGTGCAAAGGCGGATGCACAAGCGTCGGATTATGTAATATCTTCGAGAGACTGTCATATGAAGCACGATGGTCTATAGCACGCGGGATGAAAATATGCCGAAGGTGCCTCAAACAACACAGAGGAGGCTGCAGTGGCAAAGTTTGTGGGAAAAATGGATGTACCTTCAAGCATCATCCATTGCTTCACAAAGACTTTGTAATATCTCACGAAACAAACAGCCAATCGAGTCGCGAATCAGAACATGACCTTCACACGCACCAAACGGTTTCGAGCGGTGGATTGTTCCGCTACGTCCCAGTAGAGCTGTATGGAGCTAGGAAACATATTCGATGCTATGCATTCCTTGACGACGGTTCCGCCCTTACACTTATGGATCAGCAAATTGCGGATGATCTTGAATTATTCGGAGCGGTCAGTCCCCTGTGTTTAAGATGGACTGGAGGTACACACCGTTACGAAGCGAACTCCCAAATTGTGTCGGTGGACATATCTGGGTGTGAAGGTAAAAAGTTTCATCTCCGTGAGGTAAGAACTGTAGGGGAACTACAACTGCCATATCAATCCCTCGACATGGAAGAATTGCAAAGGAAACATCCGTACTTGTCAGGTCTACCGATAAATTCCTATCACGAAGTACGTCCTCGCATACTGATAGGGTTGAAACACGCCAACGTCACCCTAGTTAGACGCAGTCGCGAAGGGAAACAGGGTGaaccaattgctgtgaaaaccaATTTGGGATGGACGGTCTTTGGAGTTATGCCCGCGGAGCAGTCTACGAATATGGTACATTATACCTACCACATATGTTCTTGTGATGGAGTTTTGCAACAAGCTGTAAAAGACTATTTTTCTCTCGATAGCTTAGGAATAGCGAAGTTAAGTCATACGTTCAGTTCCAATGAAGACGAGAGAGCTTTGTCACTATTAAATTCGCTAACACGTTGCATGGGGGAACGCTTCGAGACGGGCCCCCTTTGGCGTTATGATGACGTTCGGTTGCCAGATAGCAGACCTATGGCTCTCAAACGGGCAAAATGTCTTCGAAGCAGAATGACAAAGAACCCTCAATTGGCAGATTCACTTAACAACCTAATCGCCGAGTATCAATCGAAAGGTTACATCCGAAAAGTTTCGCAGAGTGAATTGGTTACGACTTCTCAGCGTGTGTGGTATCTTCCAATATTCCCGGTTTTTAATCCCAATAAACCCGGTAAATTGAGGATTGTGTGGGATGCGGCTGCGACGGTACATGGAACCTCACTCAATTCTGTTCTTCTGACTGGGCCAGATCAGCTAACTTCACTCATCTCAGTATTGCAAAAATTCAGAGAACATCGATTCGCAATTTGTGGGGATATCCGTGAGGTGTTCCATCAAGTTAGTATTAGAAAAGAAGATCAGCAATGTCAACGATTTTTGTGGTATGAAGGTGACGAACAGGAGCCTAGTACATTTGTGATGCAGGTCATGACCTTTGGTGCGTGCTGCTCTCCGAGTGCAGCTCAatttgtgaaaaataaaaacgcaAAGAGATTCGAAGTCGAGTCCCGCGTGCCGCGGCTGCTATAA